A DNA window from bacterium contains the following coding sequences:
- a CDS encoding 23S rRNA (pseudouridine(1915)-N(3))-methyltransferase RlmH, with translation MIRLLAVGRMKDPHLAELCADFAQRIGRWSALEIIELKDQDPDREAAAMLQKLGTGPVHALDERGDPMSSREFSSVLASHGSPTFLIGGPDGLGGAARKRADRILSLSPLTFTHETARYLLLEQIYRGLAIGRNHPYHRA, from the coding sequence ATGATCCGCCTCCTCGCCGTGGGCAGGATGAAGGACCCCCATCTGGCGGAGCTCTGCGCCGATTTCGCCCAGCGCATCGGCCGCTGGTCCGCCCTGGAGATCATCGAGCTGAAGGACCAGGACCCCGACCGCGAGGCGGCGGCCATGCTGCAGAAGCTCGGCACCGGTCCCGTCCACGCCCTGGACGAGCGGGGCGATCCGATGTCTTCGCGCGAATTCTCGTCGGTGCTGGCGTCCCACGGCTCGCCCACGTTCCTGATCGGCGGTCCGGACGGTCTCGGCGGCGCGGCCAGGAAGCGCGCCGACCGCATCCTCTCCCTGTCCCCGCTGACCTTCACCCACGAGACCGCGCGCTACCTGCTGTTGGAGCAGATCTACCGCGGGCTGGCCATCGGCCGCAACCATCCGTACCATCGCGCGTGA
- a CDS encoding C69 family dipeptidase: MIRALPAFSALLLLAAPAPACTNLLVTPGASADGSAFVTYTCDGVFHAILRRQPARDHEPGAVYQIRHWDGAVHGEIPQVDHTYAYVNLMNEHQVAIGETTFDGRLELQNQDAMLHYWTLMQLALQRARTAREAVEVITLLAEEYGYRSTGESFSICDPREVWLLEMIGCGAGEIGAVWVARRLPDGTVSAHANMARIGAFPTDDKNTLYSDNVFEVAIRNGWYDPDAGAPFNFRDVYDPAAPRKKRYTATRVWSLLRRAAPSLELSPDFHRGVPGTVDYPLWVEPDEKITLADVRDLMRDHYEGTDFDMSVGVDAGPFGNPNRWRPMGWEQDGASCTWERPISTQQTGYSMIAQCRRGLPDMIGGCLWYGVDDTYTTVWIPLYAGVAGIPASFATGSLDAFSWDSAWWIFNLVANYACLKYDYMIEDIRAVQRELEDGLDAMRPAVEQTALRLHAEDPASAAAYLTTYAVSTGERVFARWRALAGELITRYNDGYVRTDGHAEEVGYPEAWRRDVLRLRPEQFRLPAEQPDSLQTDLPY; this comes from the coding sequence ATGATCCGCGCATTACCCGCCTTCTCCGCCCTGCTCCTGCTCGCCGCCCCCGCCCCCGCCTGCACCAACCTGCTGGTCACCCCCGGCGCCTCGGCCGACGGCTCGGCGTTCGTCACCTACACCTGCGACGGCGTCTTCCACGCCATCCTGCGCCGTCAGCCGGCGCGGGACCACGAGCCCGGCGCCGTCTACCAGATCCGCCACTGGGACGGCGCCGTCCACGGCGAGATCCCGCAGGTCGACCACACCTACGCCTACGTGAACCTGATGAACGAGCACCAGGTGGCCATCGGCGAGACCACCTTCGACGGGCGGCTCGAGCTGCAGAACCAGGACGCGATGCTCCACTACTGGACCCTGATGCAGCTGGCCCTGCAGCGCGCGCGCACCGCCCGCGAAGCGGTCGAGGTCATCACCTTGCTGGCGGAGGAATACGGCTACCGCAGCACCGGCGAGTCGTTCTCCATCTGCGATCCGCGCGAGGTCTGGCTGCTGGAGATGATCGGCTGCGGCGCCGGCGAGATCGGCGCGGTGTGGGTCGCGCGCCGCCTGCCCGACGGCACGGTCAGCGCCCACGCCAACATGGCCCGCATCGGCGCGTTTCCCACCGACGACAAGAACACGCTCTATTCCGACAACGTCTTCGAGGTGGCCATCCGCAACGGCTGGTACGATCCCGACGCGGGCGCGCCCTTCAACTTCCGCGACGTCTACGACCCGGCCGCGCCCCGGAAGAAGCGCTACACCGCGACGCGCGTCTGGAGCCTGCTGCGCCGCGCCGCGCCGTCGCTCGAGTTGAGCCCCGACTTCCACCGCGGCGTGCCCGGCACCGTCGATTACCCGCTGTGGGTCGAGCCCGACGAGAAGATCACCCTGGCCGACGTCCGCGACCTGATGCGCGACCACTACGAGGGCACCGACTTCGACATGTCCGTCGGCGTGGACGCCGGGCCCTTCGGCAACCCCAACCGCTGGCGACCCATGGGCTGGGAGCAGGACGGGGCCAGCTGCACCTGGGAGCGCCCCATCTCCACCCAGCAGACCGGCTACTCCATGATCGCACAGTGCCGCCGCGGCCTGCCCGACATGATCGGCGGTTGCCTGTGGTACGGCGTGGACGACACCTACACCACCGTCTGGATCCCCCTCTACGCGGGCGTCGCCGGCATCCCCGCGTCCTTCGCCACCGGCAGCCTGGACGCGTTCTCGTGGGACTCGGCCTGGTGGATCTTCAACCTCGTCGCCAACTACGCCTGCCTGAAGTACGACTACATGATCGAGGACATCCGGGCGGTGCAGCGCGAGCTGGAGGACGGCCTGGACGCCATGCGGCCGGCCGTGGAGCAGACCGCCCTACGCCTGCACGCCGAGGATCCCGCGTCGGCGGCCGCCTATCTGACGACCTACGCGGTATCCACGGGCGAACGCGTCTTCGCGCGCTGGCGCGCCCTGGCCGGCGAGCTGATCACCC